One Solanum lycopersicum chromosome 4, SLM_r2.1 DNA window includes the following coding sequences:
- the LOC101253079 gene encoding uncharacterized protein yields MTISSLLLPPPPPPFINYNNNNNNIYGKSISIHQPHRFSFRVINDSNRTELATEDADKLVDGMDFGELCDEFECISSPSVEATARQLVRDILELREGNRALGTFAVSVKYKDPVRSFTGRDKYKRPLWITDALQNPKPSVQEMVMLSTSVLNIKWTIKGKAKSLIGSIGGDLMIKVNSRFTLNQISGQVVEHEEEWDLSGSSIIAQAYFWASRRLFATVEAGKDVVDIVNDLSSKSAKENKNMDVYPDPYGDPAKFFQRDDSFQRDFYQIALLLAVIYFVVQFLRTTL; encoded by the exons ATGAccatttcttctcttcttcttcctcctcctcctcctcctttcatcaattacaataataataataataatatttatggaAAGTCTATTTCCATTCATCAACCTCATCGATTTTCGTTCCGAG TTATCAATGATTCGAATAGAACAGAGTTAGCTACTGAAGATGCTGATAAACTTGTAGATGGAATGGATTTTGGGGAATTGTGTGATGAGTTTGAATGCATTAGTAGCCCTTCTGTGGAAGCTACTGCTAGGCAGCTAGTTCGAGATATTCTCGAACTACGTGAAGGCAATCGTGCCCTCGGTACCTTTGCTGTCTCTGTCAAGTATAAG GATCCAGTGAGAAGTTTTACAGGACGAGACAAGTACAAGAGACCATTATGGATAACTGATGCTCTGCAGAATCCTAAACCG AGTGTGCAAGAAATGGTGATGTTATCAACAAGTGTGTTGAATATTAAGTGGACAATAAAAGGAAAAGCAAAGTCATTGATTGGTAGCATAGGAGGGGATTTGATGATCAAAGTAAATTCAAGATTCACTTTGAATCAAATAAGTGGACAAGTAGTTGAGCATGAAGAGGAATGGGATTTATCAGGATCATCCATCATTGCTCAAGCTTATTTCTGGGCATCGCGACGACTATTCGCTACTGTTGAAGCTGGAAAAGATGTGGTTGATATTGTTAATGACTTGAGTTCTAAATCTGCTAAAGAGAATAAAAACATGGATGTTTATCCTGACCCTTATGGTGATCCAGCGAAG TTCTTTCAAAGGGATGACAGTTTCCAAAGAGATTTTTACCAAATTGCATTGCTGCTGGCTGTTATATATTTTGTCGTACAGTTCTTGAGGACAACTTTATGA
- the LOC101248007 gene encoding disease resistance protein Roq1-like, which produces MDGLAETGSSSSLWPCTYDVFLSFRGEDVRKNFVDHLYTALQQRGIHTFKDDEKLERGKSISPSLFKAIEESMISIIIFSQNYAASSWCLDELVKITQCMKLRGQIVLPVFYDVDPSVVRKQKANVGEFFARHELDFKDDEERVKRWRTAMTEAANVSGWDLPNIANGHESKCIEQVVECVMEILGHTASDATENLVGIRSRMGTVYSLLNLESGKVQFVGIWGMSGIGKTTIARAIYDKIFRYFQGATFLHEVGETSAKHGIQHLQQILLSELLLLKDLRINNVFEGTSLVRRRLNGKRVLIVLDDVNHGNQLDALAKSHDWFGAGSIIIITTKDKQLLRQYNVDKMYKVSLLNTDESIELLSSYAFQNRLPKSGYGEIIAEVVRYAGGLPLALKVLGCSLYGGGMIEWRETVERLKRIPEGEIVEKLKVSFNRLSETDQKIFLDIACFFKGKKKGSVIRILRSFSFTPVLGIRNLIEKSLVTVSKGRIVMHQLIQEMGWHIVRKEASNNLGKYTRLWSPDDILHVLSENKATEAVEGIWLHLPIPKDINVGAEAFKQTYNLRLLKIHNASVSVAPDDLPNKLIWLHWHGYPMKSLPASFQAERLVCLKMQYSRVVHLWKGVKLLHKLKFLNLSHSQKLVSCPDFTGVPNLEKLVLEDCSSIIEIHPSVGYLKNLVLLNLKNCKNLKSLPNIIRLDNLETLILSGCLKLENFPEIMSDMNCLSEVYLEATDVKELPSSIEHLTGLRLMNLGYCRNLTNLPTTIGRLKSLRILILSGCSKLEKLPEELGHIEILEELYCDETAIQSPPSSITLLKNLKTLSFHGCKGMVSQSWSSLFYAWLQPRKHNHKPTSLMFSSFSGLFSLRKLDLSDCCMLDEGIPSDLGCLSSLVELNLSGNNFVDISQASLNMLPRLRILELVGCERLERLPELPTTIEEVFADNCTSLMTDDMGILTNYKMLQRISFTNCVGLLQNQQTRDMATSLWLHLFKKCIVKSGHFSIYLPGEQVPEWFGYKLNGTSVSLQLPNDWYNDKFMGFAICVVSDQETTWLSVHEGYLQEMPGISIEFTIKSHLRRSTSCLMNIGFVGTNKNVASDHTCLAYVAFEEYWSMYKNHLDTPNNWYQIDFSANSLRKHIFLKSWGIRLVYTDDLQSFTS; this is translated from the exons ATGGATGGATTGGCTGAAAcaggatcttcttcttctttgtggCCATGCACTTATGATGTTTTCTTAAGTTTTAGAGGAGAGGATGTACGGAAGAACTTCGTCGATCATCTATATACAGCTTTGCAGCAAAGAGGAATTCACACTTTCAAAGATGATGAAAAACTTGAAAGAGGGAAATCTATTTCACCTTCACTTTTCAAAGCTATCGAAGAATCGATGATTTCCATCATCATATTCTCTCAAAACTATGCTGCTTCTTCATGGTGTCTAGATGAGCTTGTTAAGATCACTCAATGCATGAAACTCAGGGGACAGATTGTTCTTCCTGTCTTCTATGACGTGGATCCATCTGTCGTAAGAAAACAAAAGGCAAACGTTGGTGAGTTCTTCGCTAGGCATGAGTTAGATTTCAAAGATGATGAAGAAAGGGTGAAGAGATGGCGTACTGCTATGACAGAAGCAGCAAATGTATCTGGTTGGGATTTGCCAAATATTGCTAACGG GCACGAATCAAAGTGTATCGAGCAAGTTGTAGAATGTGTCATGGAGATATTAGGTCATACTGCTTCTGATGCTACTGAAAATCTTGTTGGAATACGCTCAAGAATGGGGACAGTGTATTCCTTGTTGAATCTGGAGTCTGGTAAAGTTCAATTCGTTGGAATATGGGGAATGAGCGGAATAGGGAAAACAACTATAGCAAGAGCCATCTACGACAAGATTTTCCGTTACTTTCAAGGTGCTACTTTCCTTCATGAAGTTGGAGAAACTTCAGCCAAACATGGTATCCAACATTTGCAGCAGATACTTCTTTCTGAGCTACTTCTGTTAAAAGATCTAAGAATAAACAATGTATTTGAAGGAACCAGCTTGGTAAGAAGACGACTAAATGGGAAACGAGTCCTAATTGTTCTTGATGATGTCAATCATGGAAACCAGTTAGATGCCCTAGCTAAAAGCCATGACTGGTTTGGTGCAGGCAGTATAATCATCATAACAACAAAGGATAAGCAGTTGCTTCGTCAATATAACGTGGACAAAATGTATAAAGTGAGTCTGTTAAACACTGATGAAAGTATTGAACTCCTTAGTTCGTATGCATTCCAGAATCGCCTTCCTAAAAGTGGATATGGAGAGATCATAGCTGAAGTTGTTCGGTATGCTGGTGGTCTTCCATTAGCTCTTAAAGTTTTGGGTTGCTCTCTGTATGGCGGAGGCATGATTGAATGGAGAGAAACAGTGGAGAGACTAAAACGAATTCCAGAAGGCGAAATTGTAGAAAAACTCAAAGTAAGTTTCAATAGACTAAGTGAGACCGACCAAAAGATCTTCTTAGATATTGCATGTTTCTTTAAAGGGAAGAAGAAAGGTTCTGTCATTAGAATTCTTCGTAGTTTCAGTTTTACTCCTGTCCTTGGCATAAGAAATCTCATCGAAAAATCTCTTGTAACTGTTTCAAAAGGTAGGATTGTGATGCATCAGTTGATCCAAGAGATGGGTTGGCATATTGTTCGCAAAGAAGCTTCAAACAATCTTGGCAAGTATACTAGGCTCTGGTCTCCCGATGATATTCTTCATGTACTATCTGAAAATAAG GCCACAGAAGCTGTGGAAGGCATATGGTTGCACTTACCTATTCCGAAAGACATAAATGTTGGTGCAGAAGCCTTCAAACAAACGTACAACCTGAGGCTGCTCAAGATACACAATGCAAGTGTCTCTGTAGCTCCAGATGATCTTCCTAATAAATTGATATGGCTTCATTGGCATGGCTACCCAATGAAGTCACTTCCAGCAAGTTTTCAAGCAGAAAGGCTTGTTTGTCTGAAAATGCAGTATAGCCGCGTTGTACACTTGTGGAAGGGAGTAAAATTACTACACAAACTGAAGTTTCTCAACCTTAGTCACTCTCAAAAGCTAGTCAGCTGTCCAGATTTCACGGGGGTGCCCAATCTCGAGAAGTTGGTTCTTGAAGATTGTTCGAGTATAATTGAGATCCATCCTTCCGTGGGATATCTCAAAAATCTTGTTCTACTAAACCTGAAGAACTGCAAGAATCTTAAGAGCCTTCCAAACATTATTCGATTGGATAATCTTGAGACTTTAATTCTTTCTGGCTGCTTGAAACTCGAAAATTTCCCAGAAATCATGAGTGACATGAATTGCTTATCTGAGGTCTACTTGGAAGCTACAGATGTAAAAGAGTTGCCTTCTTCAATTGAACACCTCACTGGCCTTCGATTGATGAATCTAGGCTACTGCAGGAATCTTACAAATTTACCAACAACCATAGGCAGATTAAAATCTCTTAGGATTCTTATTCTCTCTGGATGTTCAAAGCTAGAAAAGTTGCCAGAGGAACTGGGACATATAGAAATCTTAGAGGAACTCTATTGCGACGAAACTGCCATTCAAAGCCCACCTTCATCCATTACACTATTGAAGAACCTTAAGACCTTATCTTTTCATGGATGTAAAGGCATGGTATCTCAGTCATGGAGTTCACTTTTCTATGCATGGCTTCAGCCAAGAAAACATAATCACAAGCCAACAAGTCTGatgttttcttccttttctggTTTATTTTCTTTGAGGAAATTGGATCTTAGTGACTGTTGTATGTTGGATGAAGGAATTCCTAGTGATCTTGGATGTTTGTCTTCTTTGGTTGAGCTAAATCTTAGTGGGAATAATTTTGTGGATATCTCTCAAGCAAGTCTCAACATGCTTCCGCGGCTCAGAATCCTTGAGCTAGTGGGTTGTGAGAGGCTTGAAAGGTTGCCAGAACTTCCAACAACAATTGAGGAAGTTTTTGCAGATAATTGTACATCCCTGATGACCGATGACATGGGAATATTGACCAACTACAAGATGTTACAGCGAATATCGTTCACTAATTGTGTTGGACTACTGCAGAATCAGCAGACGCGTGACATGGCTACCTCATTGTGGCTTCACCTATTCAAG AAGTGCATTGTTAAAAGTGGTCACTTTAGCATTTACCTACCTGGAGAACAAGTTCCAGAATGGTTTGGCTACAAACTCAATGGAACTTCAGTTTCACTGCAGCTGCCAAACGATTGGTACAATGATAAATTCATGGGATTTGCCATCTGTGTGGTGTCTGACCAAGAAACAACATGGTTATCAGTTCATGAAGGTTACCTACAGGAAATGCCAGGCATTTCGATTGAGTTTACAATCAAAAGCCACCTACGGAGGAGCACGAGTTGCCTAATGAACATTGGTTTTGTAGGGACAAACAAGAATGTTGCTTCAGATCACACATGCCTTGCCTATGTGGCATTTGAAGAATACTGGTCAATGTACAAAAACCACTTAGACACCCCAAACAATTGGTATCAAATCGATTTTTCTGCAAACTCATTGAGGAAACATATATTCCTAAAAAGTTGGGGAATTCGTCTAGTGTACACTGATGACTTACAGAGTTTCACATCTTGA
- the LOC101248292 gene encoding probable protein phosphatase 2C 33: protein MVVWENFASRTDTVFCGVFDGHGPHGHMVAKRVRDSLPSKLSAHWEVSLKSEDVLKEISLNAGASLYPEDASLISAADDSRVSIDVEETGKHPEIFQTLKESFLKAYKVMDRELKSYTNIDCFCSGTTAVTLIKQGQDLVIGNVGDSRAILGTRDKDGSLTAVQLTVDLKPNLPAEAERIRKCRGRVFSLHDEPEVARVWLPNSDSPGLAMARAFGDFCLKDFGLISVPEISYRRLTGKDEFIVLATDGIWDVLTNDEVVKIVASASSRSSAARSLVESAVRAWRTKYPTSKVDDCAVVCLFLDSNSNNLSTASNTEDSDKTVSMKANEVGAKTGDASGPTAFTRSGTVREVEVSEEEIEEASEHEELLSEVGAEWSALEGVSRLNTLLTLPRFVPDKDEN from the exons ATGGTTGTTTGGGAG AACTTCGCTTCCAGAACAGATACTGTATTCTGTGGTGTTTTTGATGGCCACGGTCCTCATGGCCATATGGTTGCCAAGCGAGTCAGAGATTCCCTTCCCTCGAAGCTAAGTGCACATTGGGAAGTTAGTCTGAAAAGTGAGGATGTCCTAAAGGAGATCAGTCTAAATGCTGGGGCTAGCCTATATCCCGAGGATGCTTCCCTTATATCCGCGGCCGATGACTCTAGGGTTTCAATTGATGTTGAAGAGACTGGAAAGCACCCAGAGATCTTTCAGACTTTGAAGGAATCATTTTTGAAGGCTTATAAGGTTATGGACAGGGAACTGAAAAGCTACACTAATATTGACTGCTTCTGTAGTGGGACAACAGCTGTAACCCTTATTAAACAG GGCCAGGATCTTGTTATAGGAAATGTAGGCGACTCCCGAGCAATTCTAGGTACCAGAGACAAAGATGGTTCTCTAACTGCTGTACAATTGACAGTGGATCTGAAGCCTAATCTACCAG CGGAGGCTGAAAGAATTCGTAAATGTAGAGGGCGTGTTTTTTCTCTTCATGATGAACCAGAGGTTGCAAGAGTGTGGTTGCCAAATAGTGACTCTCCTGGACTTGCCATGGCACGTGCTTTTGGAGATTTTTGCCTGAAGGATTTTGGTCTCATCTCTGTACCCGAAATATCATATAGGCGTTTAACAGGAAAAGATGAGTTCATTGTTCTGGCAACTGATGGG ATATGGGATGTACTTACAAATGATGAAGTTGTAAAGATTGTTGCATCTGCTTCATCCCGTTCGTCTGCAGCTCGATCGCTAGTTGAATCAGCTGTTCGAGCCTGGAGGACAAAATACCCTACTTCTAAAGTTGATGATTGTGCAGTTGTTTGCCTTTTTCTTGATTCAAACTCAAACAACTTGTCCACTGCTTCCAATACAGAAGACAGTGACAAGACTGTCTCAATGAAAGCAAATGAAGTTGGTGCCAAGACAGGTGATGCCTCAGGTCCAACTGCATTTACTCGTTCTGGAACTGTTCGAGAAGTTGAAGTTTCAGAAGAAGAGATAGAGGAAGCATCAGAACATGAGGAACTGCTCTCAGAGGTGGGGGCGGAATGGTCTGCACTGGAAGGGGTTTCCCGGCTGAACACAttattgacactgccaaggttTGTGCCTGACAAGGACGAGAATTAA